In the genome of Parus major isolate Abel chromosome 2, Parus_major1.1, whole genome shotgun sequence, one region contains:
- the CMTM6 gene encoding CKLF-like MARVEL transmembrane domain-containing protein 6, producing MENGTVYNQTTEPEAKAPRRCPFGCTLRHLWGWRLPAKVVQTIFSFVAVVCEEIVDDCSICSGLYFFEFISCSAFLLSLLILCLYCTDLYESLGKDKVQKLNFWAVPVIAAWFLLASIVFSATCSGSAVESAACVFGFFATFAFAAECGIELYLRRKQNIDGRPENPGNTPGKSRENQPLNKQR from the exons atGGAGAACGGTACCGTCTACAACCAGACCACGGAACCGGAGGCGAAGGCGCCTCGCCGCTGCCCCTTCGGCTGCACCCTGCGGCACCTGTGGGGATGGCGGCTGCCGGCCAAGGTGGTCCAGACG attttttcttttgtggctGTTGTTTGTGAAGAAATTGTGGATGATTGCAGCATTTGTAGTGGACTTTACTTCTTTGAATTCATAAGCTGCAGTGCCTTTCTTTTGAGCCTCCTGATTCTGTGTCTGTATTGCACTGATTTGTATGAATCACTGGGGAAAGATAAAGTGCAGAAACTg aATTTTTGGGCTGTGCCTGTCATAGCTGCCTGGTTTCTGTTAGCATCAATAGTGTTTTCTGCAacctgctctggctctgctgttgAAAGTGCTGCATGT GTATTCGGATTTTTTGCAACTTTTGCATTTGCAGCTGAATGTGGTATAGAGCTCTATCTCAGGCGAAAACAAAACATCGATGGACGCCCTGAAAATCCTGGTAACACTCCAGGAAAATCCAGAGAAAATCAGCCATTGAATAAACAAAGATAG